From the Thermovirga lienii DSM 17291 genome, one window contains:
- a CDS encoding major facilitator superfamily MFS_1 (PFAM: Major Facilitator Superfamily~COGs: COG2271 Sugar phosphate permease~InterPro IPR011701~KEGG: aco:Amico_0348 major facilitator superfamily MFS_1~PFAM: major facilitator superfamily MFS_1~SPTR: Major facilitator superfamily MFS_1) has translation MVGKDSSVSESLKKAYRYRWIVWGSMVLAYMVVFFHRLAAGVVKEDIINTFGLSYTEFGHLASMYFYAYMVMQIPVGILADSLGARITVSSGMLVAALGSVVFGLAKSVFAVFLGRFLVGIGVSVVFVCVLKVQSQWFREDEFASVSGATNLMGNLGGLVAQTPLALLVAAFTWRYTFVAIGALSAALAVLCFLLIRNKPQDMGFPPIHQEVPLEDNKKASVSSGLMEVIKDICLWPCFLYVPLVAGAYIAFTGAWGVPFLSEVYGMSAKEASGFIVMAVFGAMLGGVFMGWVSDKLKKRKLPVIIVSIVQVLSWAGIVFWVGRPINEPLLKSLFFIMGFTSMGVVITWAIIKEMSHPERTGVAISVMNMITFLGLAIYPPLMGKIIDIFRESGASFAYRNAFLLCLFATALALGLAFLAKETGCRNIYASRKVSKA, from the coding sequence GTGGTGGGGAAAGACAGTTCGGTGTCTGAGTCTTTGAAGAAAGCCTACAGATACAGATGGATAGTGTGGGGTTCCATGGTTTTAGCCTACATGGTGGTGTTCTTCCACAGGTTGGCGGCGGGAGTGGTTAAGGAGGACATAATCAACACCTTTGGTTTGTCTTACACTGAATTTGGACATCTGGCTTCCATGTACTTTTATGCCTACATGGTCATGCAGATACCGGTGGGCATTCTGGCAGACTCTTTGGGGGCGAGGATTACGGTCTCTTCTGGCATGCTGGTGGCTGCTTTGGGGTCGGTGGTATTCGGTCTGGCCAAGAGTGTCTTTGCGGTCTTTCTGGGACGTTTCCTGGTAGGTATAGGAGTTTCGGTGGTCTTTGTGTGCGTTCTCAAGGTTCAATCTCAGTGGTTCAGGGAGGACGAGTTCGCATCCGTCTCTGGCGCAACGAACCTCATGGGAAACCTTGGGGGGCTGGTGGCCCAGACGCCTTTGGCCTTGTTGGTCGCAGCGTTCACATGGAGGTACACTTTCGTAGCTATAGGGGCCTTGTCGGCTGCCCTAGCGGTTTTATGCTTTCTTCTTATCCGCAATAAGCCTCAGGACATGGGTTTCCCTCCGATACACCAGGAGGTTCCTTTGGAGGATAATAAAAAGGCAAGTGTCTCTTCAGGGCTAATGGAGGTAATCAAGGATATATGTTTGTGGCCCTGCTTTTTGTACGTGCCTCTTGTTGCTGGCGCTTACATAGCTTTTACTGGAGCATGGGGAGTTCCATTCCTATCGGAAGTTTATGGCATGTCCGCCAAGGAAGCTTCGGGGTTCATCGTCATGGCCGTTTTCGGGGCCATGCTGGGCGGAGTCTTCATGGGGTGGGTCTCCGATAAGCTGAAGAAACGAAAGCTTCCCGTGATCATTGTCAGCATAGTGCAGGTCCTATCTTGGGCAGGGATAGTCTTTTGGGTTGGAAGACCCATCAACGAGCCACTGCTTAAGAGTTTGTTCTTTATAATGGGCTTTACCTCCATGGGAGTGGTCATAACCTGGGCGATAATAAAGGAGATGAGTCATCCGGAGCGTACGGGAGTGGCCATATCGGTGATGAACATGATAACGTTCCTTGGGTTGGCCATTTACCCGCCACTCATGGGAAAGATCATAGATATATTCAGGGAATCGGGCGCTTCCTTTGCTTACCGAAACGCCTTCTTGCTGTGTCTTTTCGCGACGGCTCT
- a CDS encoding pre-mRNA splicing factor (KEGG: pbe:PB000229.02.0 pre-mRNA splicing factor): MRREEREKTSQGRKETRSFLSSERRFREWALAERMESLPQDMLWRGPFEGYR; the protein is encoded by the coding sequence ATGAGAAGAGAAGAAAGGGAAAAAACTTCCCAGGGAAGGAAAGAAACCCGAAGCTTCTTGTCCAGCGAACGCCGCTTCCGAGAGTGGGCTCTTGCAGAACGCATGGAAAGTTTGCCCCAGGACATGCTCTGGAGAGGCCCCTTCGAAGGATACCGTTAG